From the genome of Aquila chrysaetos chrysaetos chromosome 8, bAquChr1.4, whole genome shotgun sequence:
cacaaaccaaaaccagcttCAGTTCCTGTTAGAAAATAGCCTGAATGTTTTCAAGGTTCAGCAGTTACTCAGCTAAAAGAGCGCTGGATTTAGAAAAGTACTGACAAccacaggggaaagaaaatctgGCTGACTTGTCCGCTGCCAATGTGACATTTTGAGAACTCCAACTTCCCTCATTTCTACAATCTTTGATGGCTCATTTTCATGATTTACCAGTACAAGGGTCAGCATCAGGGCTAgctaaaaaaagcaagctgaaaacaCCACTAGACAACCAGTGGCAGCTGTGATACATTTGTGTTAATGTGCAATTGGCACCATGTACTTCCTACCTTCATAAGTCACCATTGGGTTTACCTGGACAAGATCCACAGCTGTTgtagaaaaatcacagcagtaAACAAAAAGGCCTGggtcactgaaataaataaaagaaactatCATCATTTATATAAAGGTGCTCCACAGGAATTAAGAAGTGTCTCAAATGCACAGAGCACAGAACTGGGAGCCAGAAATCCTGGGCTTTAGTCTATCTCTGTCAATAATGCCTTGTGTGAAAATCTGTGGACCACATTGCTTCTTTATGCCTCAGCTATTCTCATACAGAACTGACTGCTtacttttccttctggaaaaggagagaaactaAGGCCTGtatgaaaatgctttcagaatgaGACATGTAAACTCACATCATGTTTCACTGGTTGCATTCTAAGACCAAAGATGCCTAAGCTCTAATCACAATCATTTgaagttgcagaaggcaaaggcaccATTTGCACCTGGCCTTTCTCTAAGATTGTCTAAACTAAGAACAAGTGCAACACGTTTCCAATTGTTTTTCAGAGGTTGGTATATCATGCAGGTAAAAACCTACTGAGAACTACTTACTTGTTGGTTTGTAAAATTGGGAAGACTGTATTTCCAGCACCACAGCCAACCTGCACAAAGTAGATGTACAcatagttaaaataatttcttcagcatGTCCTATGCAGCTAATTTCAAATCATCTCTCTACAGCCATGGAACAAAGAGCAACTCATGAGTAACAACTGAGCGTAGCAGTGACCATTTGCAAATCTCACTGCGAGATCTGAATACGTTGAGCTCTGAAGAGCAGGCTTACATATAAGCATTTGTGGGAAACCACTAAGCCAGTTCTCGTAGAAATCTTACTAACAAGCTATATATTGTTACTCTCTTGAAAACTGTTATTGCTGGAATCCCAAGCATAACAACCACTATGAGTCACTGAAGCATTGGCAAAGGCCACGGATTAGTTGCATTCACTTCCATTGAAAATCAGAGCAATGGAGAAGGAAGTTTGCTTTACTGTAATTACACCCTGCTGTTTCAGAGTCTCCTTCACTAGATGGCTCTTCCTCAAGTTACAACTAGGCCTACAATGATTCTGCCTTATTATTCCTTCTACTTGTTCCCATTTGAAGATGGCTCACACAACTGGGTTTGGGGAATTTGCCTCTAAACGTTTAAGGAATCAGTAAAATTGAAACAGACGGAGCAGAAAACACCACTGATGGCTTGCAGTGACAGATATTACTGAAAGTACTCAGGTGAGACAGGAAAGCCACAATGAACCAAGAACATCAAAGTCTGTGGAAGTCTCAAAGCctcagattaaataaaaaaatcaaaaagacaGGTCATATTAACTCTCCCTGGAAGGGCGGAACTTCCAAAGAACATGAAGCATTCAACAAAAACAGTGATATCTACAGTGAACAAACTAGAGGTGGCAGAGCAAAAGGTCATTACCAGCTATCAGGAGTCTCTTATTTAGAAGTCCTACAGACTTTTCTGGGACAAACCATGTTATCAGTCTTAGATTCCCCATTATTACATGGGCCATAAGGAACAAACCAAACAGCATCTTTACATTCTTGCTTTCGTTGTTTTGCTTCACACCTCCCAAGGCAAGGAAGAATCAGCACAAACATGCAAAACATAAATGACAAGGGAAAGCTTTATACAGACAAGTAAAAGAATCAGCTTCTTcaaaagatgacttttaaatgcttgtttcaACATCTGATAGTAACAGTTTGTCTTTTAAACTCGGAAACTTCTTATGGTCCTTGTGCTCTGCCAATTCAGAGTCTGAACCAAAAGAATCCCAACAGATTTAAATGAGTTTTAAGCTGcgctctgtttttttcattttactgactTAAAGCAATCATCCCATTCACTTGCTGTTTGCCAATGATATATATGTTTATGTCCCAGTCACACTAACACTGATACAAGGGACTGTCTGATGTGTGACTATGTTTTACAGCTATTACCTCCAATATACGGTAAGATGCAGATGATCCTGGGTAATCTCCATCACTTTGATTCAGCTCACTGTACTTCTGTGTAGCCAGTTCCTCTGTGCAGATCTTAGGTGTGCTTTTTATAAGGTTTAATTGATTCTCTGCCCTGGTTTCCAATGAACAATGTCCATTTTCACAGCTTCCCAGCCCTTCATTGTTGGAGTCGTCTTTGTTACTAAATTCATGCACAGAATCCCCGTTTTGACTTGGGTTCCTGTTAGGTGCCAGCTCAGGAAATTCAGTGAACAGCCAGTGCCTGTCCTTGAAGAAGCCATTTTCGTGGATTTTATAAAACTCATCCCAGTACCTCTTAGCATTCACCTCATATTCCTCTgtgaacacaaacaaaaacatcacCAGCAGTCAAAACAGAAGGTCTCAGAGTTTAATCAGTTCAGACAGTGAGGGATCACTGCAGACATCTATTCAGCAATCTGCTCTAAAAAGTAAGGTTATTGATTGAAAATCACCTTTATTTAAATTGTGGCATCCCACATAAACACTCAGCCTGCCTCCTCACAGTCACTTTGGTAGGACTAAAAAAGGGAAGACATAGAAGAGGAAACTGTCTGTCTCCTGGTAGGATTTAAAGGAAGCTGGCAACAGAAAAGGCCTCTTTGAAGGAGACTGGAATGAAGAAATCCAGGTTTTACTTCCATCTCTAACACTAACTTGTTCAATTCACTGGAACGATTCATTTGGAGCCTCATGACACTCAGTCAAGCACTTAGAACTTCTAAGGAATTCTATGACAGCTGCCTGGAGCTGAAGAGCTCCTGTACACTACCCCTTTTTTcagatggagaaacagaaaaattagtcAGCTATACAGGCCTGGCAGAAAGCTCAATTAGTATTTGCGCAATACTCCAAGATTACAGGATGGCATGTTTTACACAAATAGTGCTAGAGTCCAGCCTACAGCACTTTGTTTTCCATAGTTCTGTGCATGTTACAGCATcacacatttctgaaattaaaacaaaagagggGAATCAACAGAAATGACTGCTGTCATTAAAGTAACAGTGGAGAGCTAAGGTGGATAGATTAAAGATGATAAGAATTAACTTTAGCAGCAAGCGTTATCATTTTCACACCAAGTGGATACATTCCAGTAGCAAGATGAGTATTACAGAAGGCTGGAAGAACTCTTACAAAGCTGTGATCTAATGAAATTCAAGTCACTCACAGAATTCTTTCCACACACCTTCACAGACTTCAGATCAAGTACAGTACTAGAGGAACTATTTTTTCCATGGGAACTGGCTTCTGAATTCTCATCAATGTGATGAGTTCTCTGTCCTGGGCAATAAGAGCTAGTTATAGCATCCTATGCTTGTAATCACCTAGATGCATTAACATCCATGGCCAGAGATCCCAACTGCATTTCAATAACATGCAACTGCTTAGCCATCTTTGCAGAGCAACAAGTGCATTACTGAATGCAAATGATTCTCCCACAATTAAAGATGACGACTGCATGTAAGAATGGATAACCTCTCTCCAACATCCACTAAGAGTAGggttaagagaaaaaacaggcatCTTAAAATTGGAGATTAGTATTATTATCTCAACTGCAGTTTATTTATTagtctttctgaaaagcatACAAGTATTTACAAGATATCTGAAGGGAGAGagtaaaataaaccaagaaCACCTGGAAAAATATGTAGCTTCAGCCAAATATAGAGAAAAATGGCTTTAACAAAGAACCAGAAGTCAGTCGTATGTATATTTTTAGTAGGATCTATCCCTGAAGCACAAAGagctatatataaaaataatctctttacCTCAGCTACAAGGTTTTTGTCCTTTTAAGAAGCCTTGTCCTTAAACCCCAAGCCGAAAGAAATTTTAATGTCTGATATTAGACTAGAGCAGTAAGTTTGTGCCATGATCTCACTGTAGCTCAAAGTAAGCAGGGTCAAGTTAGTTTACTTTTTGCGCAGGAGAACTCAATGACTGCTAATGTCAGAGGAAGAAGCGTTATTGATTCATACCCTGGCACACTCCTTCCTGAATTGTCACTTCTTCCATGTACTAGTAGGGATATGCaaggctgctggggctggaaaTGCTCTTTGACCTCACAGAAATACAAAGTCCTGATTCCTGCTGGTCCCTAACCATCCCATGACAGCCTGACTGTAATGGGATGCTTACCTGAGGTGCTGGGGCAAAATTCCAGCCTAGCCATTTTGGATTACccacattttttccacagtataACACTGAACAAGACATTGTGCTCTTCATGTGTTAAATTACTGTGAAATTCTGGTGGATGCTATTGAACAGCTGTTATACTCCAACCCACATGTGTGGAAGCTTTATTTAAAGCTCATTTACCTCATAGCCTAGTGTTTTCAAAGCACTGGAATAAAGGATCAGTAACAATATAAATGCAAGAAATCAAGGGCCAGCTGACAAAGATCATGCAAGAAAcagatttaaagcaaaaaaagaccACATTAACTTTTCAGTCTGACTTCCTGCACAACTTATGCCAGTAAAGTTCATATAATACTTGCTTCAAGATCCTTTTTGTGGCATTAGCTCATGGGGACATCAGCGTGCAAGCCAGATTTCTCCAGAGACTTTCTTGATAAGGACTCCTGACTTTTCTGCTCGTCTTTGTAAGGACACCCCCAAAGCCAAGCCCATACTCACCCTTTCACATTGCAGaagaaaggcaaacaaaagTTAACTGTTCACAAAAGACAGGAAGAGAACCAGGGACCCCCCGAATTGCATGGGGGCTAATTATGAAGCCtcaaaaggaaaccaaaaaactcttccacttctttctttgttcccAGCCAGGAGACACATCTTCGACATACCCCATAGAACTTCTCTCCTTCTTCAGAACAAATTCTGACAGCCCCAAGAAGTCCACAGAATAATACAGCCATAATGACCAATAGCCTGCCTTTGTTCTCCTGCTTGGACATTACTGATTCTCAAAATACTAGACCCTTCAGGCACATCTGGCTGGGCTAGCTTCCCTACATTTCAGCCATCCCATTGTCTCCACACGCTTCCCACTGAATAGCAACCATCAAAATTTGACTGGCCTCCATTGTTCAGTGTGGGAAATACATCATGAAGACCTGACAAACTGCTCTAACAGCAAATTGTTCCACAATTTCATAGTTGTATATAGGTTCTCAAAGCATGACAGACAGCATCCTTTAATGTtaaccagattttaaaatgaactcGACACAATGGGCATCACAATAGAAACTGCTGGATATTTCTGGGAATCCAAGAAATTAGGAGGGTTGCTCTTTGGTATAATTAAATTTGCTATTGTGAACACAACTGGAAGCTATATGGGAAGTGTCTCAATAGCTCCAGTAGTGTTCAGCATCGCCTTACAGATGACACAGTCAATTTAATTTGAACAAAAGGAGCAGATCCATCCTAGAGCTCGGCAGGGTATAACAAGATCATCATCAAACAAGTCTCTTATCATACAAAAGAACAGGAAGCCATTTCACCATCATTTAAGGGACTGGATATCTAACAGGTCTGGAGGAAAGACGCATTATTAACCAACTCAGAACAGCTTTAACCATATTACTTGACTATACAGCTGTGCACCTTTAGTTTGATTCAGATTCAGGTAAGCTTTGCATTTTGGATGTATAAATTTCCTTTAAGCCAAGTCTGAGGAAATAAGAGCTTTGGAATCCCTCTTCTGCCTCTCTGATAACTCTTCAATCgggataaaataatttttcttcacttctgatTTAATCATTATCATGCTGTTTGTTAACCTGGTAGAGATGAAGATGGACACTACTTTATTAGACCGCCTTAAGAGAAAAACCAAGCTTGCATTAGGGATAGCTCCACAGCATGCAAGCAAACAGAAGATTGCCTGTTAGAAGTTAAGCTTTagagagcaaaagcaagcagagaaaataagacTAAATAAGGCTGTTGTTCTACACTGAAAGAAGTTTGTTGACAAGGAACACTAACAAGTATTTAAACATACACAACATGAACAAAGAAGCTCAACCCAAGATGACTCCTCCCAACCAAGACCATTTCTGTTGCAGTAGGATGAGTCACTGGAGAAGGTGGAAAAGCCAGAGAGGTAAATTAAGAGCAGAAagattcctcctcctccattttTCATTATCAACAACTAGGTAATGTATTTTGAATGATTCGGGagaggggggaagggaggaataAATGATGATGCACATGTAGCTCTGGCCAGACTGTTCCGCTCTCGTATGCACGAGGCAAGACTTAGCATTAGAAGACTATCCAAAAGTACCTTGTTTATCTTGTGGCAATAGCTGTGAGCTGTTCTCTTGAACTTTACTCCTGGCACTGGCTTCCTGGTCTTCTGACCATTCCACATTATCCCTGTtgtgaaaaataagatgaaCTACTCAGCTGAGAATGGTAGggcaaagacagagagaaaagagaaaggtcTAGATAGCCCTCCAAACGGACAGATGTGGAGCTTTTCCACAGTCTCTAACTCTAGCTCAGCAGCAGTACAACAGCTATAAGCACTTACAGTTCCCGGTTCTGAATGAACTGCACTCGTAGCACTACAAAAGATGTAACTGGAATGGATCCCAAGAGACACCAAATCTGTCCCCTAATCCTTTTCCCTATTTGATGCTCAGCCAAGTTTAGAGGAAATAAATCCTTTCAACAAAACCACGAGGGCACTCAGCACAAACAGGCCTCATTGGAGAGGAACTGCAATTCCTTTTCATGCAGCGAAAAGCATTTGTTCCTGCACAGGTGACAGACAGGTAGACGCTTGCATGCTTTCACTCAAGCACGTCATCAACATCTGATGTATCTGTCTTAGAAAACTACACTTTCCTTcccaagttaaaacaaaaaaggcagtaGGGTTATTTGGAAGGTGAAGTGTTACATTAATATTAAATCCAATTGTgagaaaaatatgcaggaaGCTTTAAAGCATTAATAAGTATTAATAACTTAAATGTGCATACAGAGTTGTGTACTCATTAAAGTGATTCACTTGaccttttttcattaaaacaagtgaatgaaaagcagaatacaAGGACCAAGAAGCACTATTCTGGCCTCAGGAGGAATTAGTCTTTTGACATTAACTCACAAAACAAAGACTTAAATGTCAAGTGTGTGAAAAACTAGATTACTAGGagtttctgcaggaaaataCTGTTGAGGATATGCTTTTGTAATATACCTTTGGTTAGTATAGTCCCAAAATGAATGACAAGCTGATGCATGCATGTATTACTTTATTACAAATTAAACATACCCAATTCTTAACAGGGTATAGCAGCCAGAGACCAGATGTGGacatatttacttaaaaaatgcaaaataccttCAGTTCCCAGCAAATTTGAGAATTTGGGTGCTAAACATATCTTAAAACAACAGCTTTCTCCAACCAAAGACCTCCTGTTCCAAGCTAACACCTAGCACGACCTCACACTGTTACAGCATCTTGCAGCAGCAGATGGGTGAAATGATCTTTCTTCAATTTATACATTAGTCACTAATGTATACAGATGGAGAAGGGTTATAGATTTCTGAGAGCGAATAATTTAACTTTAACTACAGCAATGAAACAATTgctacaaagcaaaacaacGCATACTCCTGAAACATCAAGGGAGCCAGAGGAATCCCAACTGCTTCGGGAGGAGCCGAGGAAGGCTCAGGACCCCTCGGGGATTAACACCCCGTCGCACCGGCCGATAAGGGCAGGGTCCTCCCGCCCCTCCAAGCCCTCCCGCCACCGCCTGCCACCCTGGCAGCGTCCCAGCCCCGGGGGTGCCGGGCCCCCGCCCCAGGCCCCCCTCGCTGTCGGGCCTCCAGTTCGGGACCCAcagctcccccggccccgctccgcgccccggtGGGCGCTTCAGAGGCCAGCCCGGGCGCCGGTCCAGCGCGCTGGGAGGGGAGCGCGAACGATGTCTGCGGCCGGGCCCCCGTGAAGCGGAGCGGGGCAGCTGGGGGCTGACCCGCCCCGGCCGCCGAGAACCCCGTTATCCAGCACCTGACCACAGACTaccggggcggcggggacgaGCCCATCCCCGgctaattccccccccccaagcccccgcGGCCGGGCGCGGAGAGGCACCGCAGGGCAGCAGCGCCCCGGCCGGCCCCCCGGGCCTCTCCGCAGCGGGCAGCAAAGGGCCGGGGATCCGGAGCGGGCACAGAcagggcgaggaggaggaggcggccgCCCTCACCAGGCGTTGTGCTGGAAGAGGCGGGCGGGGTCGGTGAGGAAGCGCCTCCCGAAGAGCCGCGGCTCCGGCGCCTCTCTGGGCGCCGCCATGATGGGCCGAGCGCCACCGGAACCGGAAGCACGGTCTCGCCGTCCGACCCGAAAGAGGACTAGGCGGGCGGTGGCGGTCACGTGAGGGACGCCGTTGTCACGTGGCGGGGGGGCGGAGGCGGGAAGCGCGCGGCGGGAGCGGGAAGGGACGGCCGTTACCTCAGAGGAACGGCCGCAACGGCGGCGTCCGCTTTGGGCGGGAAACGGCCACCACGGCGGCAAAAACgcttttcctggcttttatttctcatttcataCAGCGGGGGGAGAGCAGGCCAAGCCCAAGCCGCCGTTGTCCAGCCTTCACCGGCCTCCGGTGGCGTCCGGGCATGGCCTTCGCCTGGTGTCCATCGCTGTTCCCTCCCTCAcggccggcggccgccgccgccggcagaGCCGGCGGTCCAGCTTGTGGAGATCAGCGGTTGTCACCAGTTCGCGGTGGGCGTTCCACGACCAGGAGTAGGTGCAGAAGGTGTGGTGGAAGTGCTCGCTGCCTGTCTGGCCCCCGCCGATCTtctgccacagcttcagcaggcTGCGGCGCTGGCGGAGGGCCGGGCTGTGCCTGTACGGCTTGGCTGCCTGCGCCTtcggggaggagggagggaatttgaaggaggaggcagaggaccCGAGGCGAGGGGAATCGCACGGCTTTACCCAGGTGGGAGCATGTGCCATGTGTGTACATACAAGACGAAAAGCACCTCAGTGGCGTGTTATGATGCGGTGCTGGCAGGTTATAACCAATTCATGCTGATGATTAACAATAAACAACTAAGCTATTATTATACCTctggtttcatttttccttgAGCTTATGACAAAATTCCTCTTTAATACCTGCGTCTAGTTAAAGCATTCACCAGACAGTTAATGTATAGGTTACATGAGCGACCAGTCACACTTATTTCTGCTCTAATTGCAGTCCCGTACGACAAAGGGTAACATCTTCCCTCTACGTTTCACACTCACTTGTGTTTGTGTCTTGCGCGGGCTGTCCATTGTCAGATGACGGGGTGTATTTGGGCGCTCGGTGTTGACAGCAGGGGAgtgtctctgctttctgtggagAGCGGGAGGCTTGAGAGCAGCTGCCTGATTAAACAAAGCATGGGTTTTCAGGCTTGTCCCCGCGCCTCGTTCGGTACTGTTATGTAGCTGAAGCATTGCTTGTCTCTCTCACCTGCACCCGGTCTCTGTCACGGAAGAAGTGGCTCGCAGACAAAGCGGTTGGCTCATTCCTCTGCCTTGCCACCTTCTGCAAGCCTTTTCTTGGCTTTGCCAGTGTCGTTGCGTCTTGTTTAGAAATCAGCGGGAAGATGGGTACCTGGGCATAAGGGCTGCCTGAACGGGGCAAAGGGAAATAGGAACCAGAGTCACTGACTGTGCAGCCAACAGCTGGCTGCCTCCTGCCTCTTGGTTTGCCTCCTCTCGCCGCGGAAGGACTTGGCAAGTCCTGAATTCCTCACTCCTCTGAACCACGAGTCACGGGAGCTGCCGTCCGGCATGCCCAATGTTAGCAGGTGTAGATCCACGAAGGCACCAGTGCCTTGGCTATGTTGTTGAAGTGCTTAATCTGCAGCAATCCATGGCGTAGAGCTGCTTGTAGGTGTTGGGGTAACCCAGAGCTCACCCACCCACCACTAGATGCTTTGTAGTGGGGTGTTTACGGCAGCCACCTTGCACAGAGACCTCTGGGGGGTGATTCCTTTGCCCATATGAGCCCCTGGAGCAGAACCCACTACAGCTGTTTGATTTTGCTTCTTGCCCTGGGTGGGTTTTGAGCTGGCTGGACTCCCAAGGTCTGCTCCACCTCCGTTTTCTGTGATCCTCTTAGGAGTTACCTTTGGAAGGGTTTGCTGACGCAGGGCTGACCCTGACCCTTGCTGAACTCAATACCAGAAGCACCGATCCTCCACCTTCGGAGAAGGCCACGTGCCAGGAGGGGACAGAAGAAGCTGTGGCAAATGCCCCAGTCGGGTTGTCACCCTCGTAGCTCCAGTGACTTCCCTTTTGGACAGAGTGGGAGTGACAGTGTGCAAGCCTTACCTTTGAGGCGTGCAAGCCTTACCTTTGAGGTGCTCCCTGTAAGCTGTTTTGTCCCTTTTGTTCATGGCTGAGACACGGGCAGCACTTACAAAGGCAGGCATCGGGTAAACTggctttttctgaattttgtggGGCTTCTTTCTGCGACACTTGAGGAAGTCACCATCCAACCAGACTTTTTGGCCAGTGCAGTCCCTAAGCTTCTGCTCGTAGTAACTAGAAGACAAAAGAGGGCGTCATTGTCCTGTGAAACACAGCCCAAAGCCCCGCTCAGCGCTGGCTGCTGTGCACCCACATATCTGGAAAGACGGGCTGCGTAAGGATATTTAAACTGGAAAGGTGTGTGATAGACACATGGTGGCATTTACAACAGTGTCTTTGTAGAGCAGGTGTCTGAGTTATGCAGGTGCTTTTGGATGTCCAACTAgatataaaacatttctggaaatctAGTCTTGAAGCCCCTGTGTTATGTATCTTTTGTTATATAAGGCACAAATATCCCAGTAAAGTGGGGACCTCCCTTCTCTATCTCACAGAGCTAAGGCAGCTCACCTGATAATCTGAAACAGAGTTCTCCGGGGCAGAGCTGCCAACTCCACCAGCTTCAAGAAGACTTTGAAGAGGAGGATTCCTTTGGCATTGACAGAATCGAAGCTGCCTGAGTCACTTTTCCCAGGGGCTGGAGAGGAGGACAGTGGTCAGAACCATGACTGAGCCTTGTCTTACCTTCA
Proteins encoded in this window:
- the METTL2A gene encoding tRNA N(3)-methylcytidine methyltransferase METTL2A, with translation MAAPREAPEPRLFGRRFLTDPARLFQHNAWDNVEWSEDQEASARSKVQENSSQLLPQDKQEEYEVNAKRYWDEFYKIHENGFFKDRHWLFTEFPELAPNRNPSQNGDSVHEFSNKDDSNNEGLGSCENGHCSLETRAENQLNLIKSTPKICTEELATQKYSELNQSDGDYPGSSASYRILEVGCGAGNTVFPILQTNNDPGLFVYCCDFSTTAVDLVQNNAEYDSSRCFAFVHDLCNDQSPFPMPDKSLDVVILIFVLSAILPEKMQCIVNRLSRLLKPGGMILLRDYGRYDLAQLRFKKGQCLSDNFYVRGDGTRVYFFTQDELDDLFTTAGLEKIQNLVDRRLQVNRGKQMTMYRVWIQCKYRKPATPQL